The Verrucomicrobium spinosum DSM 4136 = JCM 18804 genome includes a region encoding these proteins:
- the asnB gene encoding asparagine synthase (glutamine-hydrolyzing), with the protein MCGIAGIVESNPSGTIRTDQLQAMLDALRHRGPDGSSSWQSPCHTAAFAHARLAILDLSPAGIQPMSSPDGRFTITFNGEIFNFGALRQELEDSGVPFSTGTDTEVVLQLYARQGAACLQSLRGMFAFAIWDHQEETCFLARDPFGIKPLYYADQNGNIVFASELRSMIASGFVPLRPDEESVCLFLQSGSVPEPRTLLEGVSMLEAGCHLTWRAGHTTITRWWEVGFPVSNCSDLAESVQLARLALLDSIEHHFVSDVPVGLFLSGGIDSTALLALANATGRDRLQTFSIGVDDSVADETGPAARTAKHFGAIHHEMHLSAETGAELFAKFLDSVDQPTIDGFNTYCVASLARHHGMKVVLSGLGGDEVFGGYPSFRQVPRLQRLHKTLAFAKLNGLAGRSLQLHGRSSRLRRLGSLLTSPAPATIADAYSSFRSIRTHEEAKALASLVLNRPQVSMKQSSSSWSIPQDGPDAVSALELTHYMRNQLLRDSDVMSMAHGLELRVPLVDKTLFESVAKVPASLRLRMGKMLLVDAVPEIPPWIKNQPKRGFLFPYQKWLATPEWKQQFDSLTKSFPMKHPTWYERWSLFMLVHWLEKHRITPSTFR; encoded by the coding sequence ATGTGCGGCATCGCAGGCATCGTCGAAAGCAACCCCTCCGGAACCATCCGGACAGACCAGCTACAGGCCATGCTTGATGCATTGCGTCACCGTGGGCCTGACGGGAGCTCTTCTTGGCAGTCGCCGTGTCACACCGCAGCGTTCGCACACGCCCGCTTGGCCATCCTGGATCTTTCCCCGGCTGGCATCCAGCCGATGAGCAGCCCAGATGGTCGCTTTACCATCACATTCAACGGTGAGATCTTCAACTTCGGGGCGCTCCGGCAAGAACTAGAGGATAGTGGTGTGCCGTTTTCCACAGGAACGGACACTGAGGTCGTGCTCCAGCTTTATGCCCGACAGGGAGCAGCCTGTCTGCAGAGTTTGCGAGGCATGTTTGCTTTCGCAATCTGGGATCACCAAGAAGAAACTTGCTTTCTTGCGCGGGATCCTTTTGGCATCAAGCCGCTCTATTATGCTGACCAGAACGGAAATATAGTATTTGCTTCGGAGTTGCGCAGCATGATCGCATCCGGTTTTGTGCCCCTCAGGCCAGATGAAGAAAGTGTCTGCCTTTTTCTCCAAAGTGGTTCGGTTCCGGAACCTCGCACGCTGCTCGAAGGCGTGTCCATGCTTGAGGCGGGTTGTCACCTCACTTGGCGAGCCGGGCACACGACGATCACACGCTGGTGGGAAGTCGGATTTCCAGTCTCAAACTGCTCCGATCTTGCGGAGAGCGTGCAACTCGCAAGATTGGCACTCCTTGACAGCATTGAGCACCACTTTGTGAGTGACGTACCAGTGGGCCTGTTTTTGAGCGGCGGCATTGATTCCACCGCGCTGCTAGCATTGGCCAATGCGACTGGGCGAGACCGTCTTCAGACCTTCAGCATCGGGGTCGACGATTCAGTCGCTGATGAAACCGGCCCAGCAGCACGCACAGCCAAACACTTCGGTGCCATCCATCACGAAATGCACCTCAGCGCAGAAACAGGCGCAGAACTCTTCGCAAAATTTCTCGACTCTGTGGATCAGCCGACGATCGACGGGTTCAACACCTATTGCGTCGCATCCCTTGCCCGTCATCACGGCATGAAGGTGGTACTCAGCGGCTTGGGTGGCGATGAAGTTTTCGGAGGATATCCCAGCTTCAGGCAGGTGCCCCGCCTGCAGCGCCTGCACAAAACTCTCGCTTTCGCGAAGTTGAACGGGTTGGCAGGTCGATCTCTTCAACTACACGGGCGGAGTTCGCGCCTGCGTCGTTTGGGAAGTCTTCTGACCTCTCCCGCCCCAGCGACAATCGCCGATGCCTACAGCAGTTTTCGCAGCATTAGAACTCATGAAGAAGCCAAGGCCCTGGCAAGTCTCGTTCTCAACCGTCCACAGGTCTCGATGAAGCAAAGCTCGTCGAGTTGGTCCATTCCACAAGACGGGCCCGATGCGGTAAGCGCACTCGAGCTGACCCACTATATGCGAAACCAATTGCTTCGCGACAGTGATGTCATGAGCATGGCCCACGGGCTGGAACTGCGGGTACCCTTGGTCGACAAGACTCTATTCGAATCCGTCGCGAAAGTGCCTGCCAGCTTGCGCCTTCGCATGGGCAAAATGCTTCTGGTGGATGCAGTGCCGGAGATTCCACCATGGATAAAAAATCAGCCGAAACGGGGCTTCTTATTTCCTTACCAAAAATGGTTGGCAACCCCAGAGTGGAAACAACAGTTTGATTCACTGACCAAGTCCTTCCCGATGAAACATCCGACATGGTATGAGCGCTGGAGCTTGTTCATGCTGGTGCATTGGCTTGAAAAACACCGGATCACTCCAAGCACTTTTCGATGA
- a CDS encoding glycosyltransferase family 4 protein — translation MPLRLRTAAMVLIGWYHALRERPDCIICFHLNFMPAVLPLARLLRSPYVGVLHGIEAWNPLPASRRRALASADWLYAVSRFTLRSSAARHGLDLAKASLLPCSFDESRFSPGPKPDNLLSRYGLHIDQPIALTVARVDRSERYKGHETMLAAMPGILNRCPNMRYIVAGTGDDLGYLKSEALRLGVADSVIFTGFIPTEELPDLYRLCDIFVMPSKAEGFGIVFLEAMASGRPVIAGNQDGSTDALDQGRLGVLVDPDDKVALADAVLSILDQKYPNKLLFQPMALSAAVKAAFGFEAFKARLAAPLQKLMPKNRPPYA, via the coding sequence ATGCCATTGAGATTGCGAACCGCCGCCATGGTGTTGATCGGATGGTACCATGCGCTTCGTGAACGCCCTGACTGCATCATTTGCTTTCATCTGAACTTCATGCCGGCAGTACTTCCGTTGGCACGCCTCCTTCGCAGCCCGTATGTGGGAGTCCTCCACGGCATCGAAGCGTGGAACCCGCTTCCGGCTTCCCGACGCCGGGCTCTGGCTTCTGCAGACTGGTTGTATGCCGTAAGTAGATTCACATTGCGCAGCTCCGCGGCTCGACATGGTCTCGATCTGGCGAAAGCATCGCTGCTTCCCTGTTCATTCGATGAGAGCAGGTTCTCCCCCGGGCCAAAGCCCGACAACCTCCTTTCCCGCTATGGTCTCCACATTGATCAACCAATCGCCCTGACAGTTGCCAGAGTCGACCGGTCAGAGCGTTACAAGGGACATGAAACCATGCTCGCCGCAATGCCGGGCATCCTGAACCGATGCCCGAACATGCGCTATATTGTCGCAGGCACAGGGGATGATCTTGGCTACCTTAAATCGGAGGCCTTACGCCTAGGCGTGGCAGATTCAGTGATCTTTACTGGGTTCATACCCACGGAAGAACTTCCCGATCTCTACCGGCTTTGCGACATCTTTGTGATGCCCAGCAAAGCTGAAGGATTTGGCATCGTGTTCTTGGAAGCCATGGCAAGCGGTCGGCCTGTCATTGCAGGAAACCAAGACGGATCAACAGATGCCCTGGATCAGGGGCGTCTTGGCGTGCTTGTCGATCCGGACGACAAAGTCGCCTTGGCGGACGCAGTATTGTCAATCCTCGATCAAAAGTACCCCAACAAGTTGCTCTTTCAGCCAATGGCACTCAGTGCCGCGGTGAAAGCGGCATTTGGCTTTGAAGCATTTAAGGCCCGACTGGCAGCACCTCTGCAAAAGTTGATGCCGAAAAACCGTCCACCCTACGCCTGA
- a CDS encoding glycosyltransferase family 2 protein, translating into MDDPSLLTCGACTKIQVSVVIPASTRREGLLHTLSVIHACTPAPDDVCVHVDGADPGILESIERFWPEVRIFSSPERLGPGGARHLLINAALHEIVVSFDDDSFPADPSFFSRVEWVFRFHPEATMLAAATSPAKGTPPSDCPIRVAEFEGCGCVYRKSAYQKLPGYVPRRVAYGMEELDLSLQLYQHGGIILYDSKLPVIHLSASPDRHSCQERAEMVVNAGLLPFLRYPCWLTPLMFWHVATRMRWEISHGTLAAALLGMLLLPCRLFALRRFRQPASASAVLGWHRLRKLERRRST; encoded by the coding sequence ATGGATGATCCTTCGTTGTTGACCTGCGGAGCTTGCACCAAAATTCAAGTATCCGTAGTCATTCCCGCCAGCACTAGGCGCGAAGGGTTGCTGCATACACTGTCAGTCATCCACGCGTGCACCCCAGCTCCGGACGACGTTTGTGTTCATGTAGACGGTGCCGATCCAGGCATCCTTGAGTCTATTGAGCGGTTTTGGCCGGAGGTGCGGATTTTTTCCTCACCTGAGAGGCTGGGTCCCGGCGGCGCACGTCACCTTCTCATCAATGCCGCTCTTCATGAGATTGTTGTCTCCTTCGATGACGATTCCTTCCCCGCCGATCCGTCGTTCTTTTCAAGAGTCGAATGGGTTTTCCGGTTCCACCCAGAGGCGACCATGCTGGCAGCCGCGACTTCTCCGGCGAAGGGCACCCCCCCATCTGACTGCCCTATTAGAGTGGCAGAGTTTGAGGGCTGTGGCTGCGTCTATCGAAAGTCCGCCTATCAGAAGCTTCCTGGCTACGTCCCCCGTCGTGTTGCCTATGGCATGGAAGAACTGGACTTGAGTCTGCAACTCTACCAACACGGAGGCATCATCCTTTACGATTCAAAGTTGCCAGTGATCCACCTGTCAGCGTCACCGGATCGGCACAGCTGTCAGGAACGGGCTGAAATGGTTGTCAACGCAGGACTCCTGCCTTTCCTCCGATATCCTTGCTGGCTGACACCCTTGATGTTCTGGCATGTCGCCACCCGTATGCGCTGGGAAATTTCCCATGGCACGCTCGCTGCGGCACTTCTGGGCATGTTGCTGTTGCCCTGCCGCCTTTTTGCCCTTAGGCGATTTCGTCAACCTGCCAGTGCCTCTGCGGTTCTCGGCTGGCATCGCCTCAGGAAATTGGAAAGGCGACGCTCCACTTAA
- a CDS encoding glycosyltransferase, translating into MNEVVLFTPFHPDSGGGAVVLRTLIAAFSKLKVRWLYLGDTPSNFPNSHCIAPSVIGQPLLKDLSASLKMWTGWGQPELGRIVTSITREQPAVIWTVAMNEGIPVGNIVAEELGIPLHVSVHDDQVGAIAGRSRRYWWMAGLMRKPWLRLLRRASSIDVISDGMKRRYAQLHHVDSFVCHRVITALPEIANSVSGDAISVGHIGNVYSNKEYSCFLLGLRAYRETRRQSLQFYLVGSQPDQVCLAQEILGSDSVTDYDHLNEIDAVRLLGGTSFVYAMYPFDAKSSEFRRTSLPTKLSTYVQSQRPIFAHAPMDSTLAEVVSNGELGYCCSDLRPHVIAEGVEKILSLQVPKSRFEGVRSAKYGLNNAIALETALQNCLNNATPAS; encoded by the coding sequence GTGAATGAAGTAGTTCTATTTACCCCTTTCCACCCAGATTCCGGTGGCGGTGCCGTAGTTCTCCGGACGTTGATTGCCGCATTCAGCAAATTGAAAGTTCGCTGGCTCTATCTCGGCGACACCCCCTCCAACTTCCCTAACTCGCACTGTATTGCCCCATCCGTCATTGGGCAGCCGCTCCTCAAAGATTTGTCTGCGTCGCTTAAGATGTGGACAGGCTGGGGGCAGCCCGAGCTTGGGCGCATCGTCACCAGCATCACCAGGGAACAGCCGGCGGTGATCTGGACGGTGGCCATGAACGAGGGGATACCGGTGGGAAACATCGTGGCCGAAGAACTGGGCATCCCTCTTCACGTCTCCGTTCACGATGATCAGGTCGGGGCCATCGCCGGTCGGTCACGACGCTATTGGTGGATGGCAGGATTGATGCGAAAACCCTGGTTAAGATTGCTTCGAAGGGCAAGCTCCATCGACGTGATCAGTGATGGAATGAAACGTCGGTATGCTCAGTTGCATCACGTTGATTCCTTTGTCTGCCACCGAGTCATCACAGCCCTTCCGGAAATCGCAAACTCCGTATCCGGCGATGCGATCTCAGTCGGGCACATTGGAAACGTCTATTCCAACAAAGAGTACTCCTGCTTTTTGCTCGGCCTCCGTGCTTATAGAGAAACCCGGCGTCAATCTCTTCAGTTTTATCTCGTGGGCAGTCAGCCTGATCAGGTATGCCTGGCTCAAGAGATTCTGGGCTCAGATTCTGTCACAGACTACGATCATCTGAACGAGATCGATGCGGTCAGACTGCTTGGAGGCACCTCTTTTGTGTACGCCATGTATCCGTTTGATGCGAAGTCGTCAGAGTTTCGGCGCACGAGCTTACCGACAAAACTCTCAACATATGTCCAGAGTCAGCGGCCTATTTTCGCGCATGCACCTATGGACAGCACGCTCGCAGAAGTGGTCAGCAATGGCGAACTGGGGTACTGCTGCTCGGATCTACGGCCGCACGTTATCGCAGAAGGAGTAGAGAAGATCCTTTCCCTCCAAGTTCCAAAGTCTCGTTTCGAGGGCGTGCGATCTGCCAAATATGGGCTGAACAACGCCATCGCGCTGGAGACAGCTTTGCAAAACTGTTTGAACAACGCCACGCCGGCTTCCTGA
- a CDS encoding glycosyltransferase family 2 protein, which yields MAFDFSSSKPGPPQNENSRGLTITIVVPTLDRIDFLERCLDSIKQQTHVPDEIVVATHEWDSTTAAYLRSAAPFPCPIRQSVTREKGVIANMQAAINITKSNVVALLDDDVTLHPNWIEKVLCHFESQPRPSGVGGKDFLQDDPAGRQIEPLTRRVGVFAWTGHLSGNHHRGTGPPREVDVLKGCNCAYDGVLLRRIGLDHSLRGSGAQVGWELSLAFDIKKTGGRLVYDPSIQVDHWIAPRHDESLLNRTSTQTVEFQHMIYNGFCIMRRKAKLHHYWGHVTHALLWGNRSACGAIRSVLLVLSGDQDAWRRFAVVFHCWVESVRTTHRPARSTAPTT from the coding sequence TTGGCATTTGATTTTTCATCCTCCAAGCCCGGCCCACCTCAGAACGAGAATTCACGTGGCCTGACCATCACGATTGTCGTTCCTACACTTGATCGCATCGACTTTCTCGAACGCTGTCTCGACTCGATCAAGCAACAAACGCATGTTCCAGATGAAATTGTTGTGGCAACCCACGAGTGGGACTCCACGACGGCCGCCTATTTGCGTTCGGCTGCACCCTTTCCGTGCCCGATTCGTCAGTCCGTCACCAGGGAAAAGGGTGTGATCGCCAACATGCAAGCTGCGATCAATATCACCAAGTCCAATGTGGTTGCATTGCTGGATGATGACGTAACTCTTCATCCAAACTGGATCGAAAAAGTCCTCTGTCACTTTGAAAGCCAACCCCGCCCCTCTGGCGTGGGAGGCAAGGACTTTCTGCAAGATGATCCGGCCGGGCGGCAGATCGAACCCCTCACTCGTCGAGTTGGAGTCTTCGCATGGACGGGGCACCTCTCAGGCAATCACCACCGGGGCACCGGGCCCCCTCGAGAGGTTGATGTTCTCAAGGGCTGCAATTGTGCCTACGACGGAGTCCTTCTGCGGCGGATAGGACTGGATCATTCGCTACGTGGCAGCGGAGCTCAAGTGGGCTGGGAGCTGAGTTTGGCCTTTGACATCAAAAAGACGGGGGGCCGTCTTGTGTACGACCCGTCCATTCAAGTCGATCACTGGATCGCACCCCGTCATGACGAAAGTCTCCTGAACCGGACATCGACTCAGACGGTCGAATTTCAGCACATGATTTACAATGGCTTTTGCATCATGCGCCGCAAGGCAAAGCTGCATCACTATTGGGGTCACGTCACCCATGCTCTGCTCTGGGGCAACAGGAGCGCATGCGGGGCCATTCGAAGTGTCTTGCTTGTCCTGTCAGGCGATCAAGACGCTTGGCGAAGGTTCGCCGTGGTTTTTCATTGCTGGGTTGAATCTGTCCGGACGACCCACCGGCCAGCCCGCTCCACCGCCCCCACCACCTGA
- a CDS encoding glycosyltransferase family 4 protein, which yields MNSSSASASGISVAYMGVHQAYQLALAAAEFNRLQAFYCSVYSEGPRWGKLLKKVLRSDLLNRRVDGLSGANIIEYPWPLVGKFIRDKFLPHRRDDWLAASDQFDKWSASQMERNPSRIFVGTETCDLYGLRVARQHGAVTVHDCPQVHPTLLTQLMAQASDAAGLPQPLPIDTPGMAARKLEEYALADWLLVYSDLHKLSFTNAGFSPERLFQCPLWVDTEFWSGGDPSAADAKSPLKALFVGTLNLRKGLPFLLQAYDLCHKKISLTLVGSLDPAMRPLLSRYQDRITWIPPVDKVQLREIYRQHDVFILPSVVDSFGFVALEAMACGLPVVTTANCGAPVPDKSWQVSAMDGNLLAERILAMADDRDRTAQLGMVARRHACQYTAAKYRKNINDLYLKLLGI from the coding sequence ATGAACTCATCCTCAGCATCCGCCTCCGGCATTTCCGTCGCCTACATGGGAGTGCATCAGGCTTACCAGCTTGCCTTGGCCGCCGCCGAGTTCAACCGGCTTCAGGCATTTTATTGCTCAGTGTATTCGGAGGGACCTCGTTGGGGCAAACTGCTCAAGAAGGTGTTGCGATCGGACCTGCTGAATCGCCGTGTTGATGGCCTCTCTGGAGCAAACATCATCGAGTATCCTTGGCCTTTGGTCGGCAAATTCATTCGGGACAAATTTCTCCCACACCGGCGGGATGACTGGCTTGCTGCCAGTGACCAATTTGACAAATGGTCAGCAAGTCAAATGGAACGGAACCCATCCCGCATATTTGTCGGCACTGAAACCTGTGATCTTTACGGCCTGCGCGTCGCCAGGCAACATGGCGCAGTTACTGTGCACGACTGCCCCCAGGTCCATCCTACGCTGCTCACACAGCTGATGGCGCAGGCATCAGACGCGGCGGGGCTACCTCAGCCCCTGCCCATCGACACCCCGGGCATGGCAGCACGCAAACTTGAGGAATATGCTCTGGCGGACTGGCTGCTGGTCTATTCAGATCTTCACAAATTGAGTTTTACCAACGCAGGCTTCAGTCCTGAGAGACTCTTCCAATGTCCGTTATGGGTAGATACCGAATTCTGGTCGGGCGGCGATCCTTCTGCTGCGGATGCGAAATCTCCGCTCAAGGCACTCTTCGTGGGCACACTCAACCTCCGCAAAGGTCTCCCCTTCCTCCTACAGGCTTACGACCTCTGTCATAAAAAGATCTCTCTGACCTTGGTCGGCAGTCTGGATCCAGCCATGCGTCCATTGCTCTCCCGCTATCAAGACAGGATCACCTGGATCCCGCCAGTGGACAAAGTGCAACTCAGGGAAATATATCGCCAACATGACGTGTTTATTCTCCCTTCCGTGGTGGACTCTTTTGGTTTCGTTGCACTGGAAGCCATGGCATGCGGCCTTCCTGTGGTAACAACCGCAAACTGCGGCGCGCCTGTCCCAGACAAGTCCTGGCAGGTTTCTGCCATGGACGGCAATCTCCTCGCAGAACGAATTCTGGCCATGGCTGATGACCGGGACCGCACAGCCCAACTGGGGATGGTCGCACGTCGGCATGCTTGTCAGTACACTGCCGCAAAGTACCGGAAAAACATCAACGATCTCTACCTGAAACTCCTTGGCATTTGA
- a CDS encoding glycosyltransferase family 4 protein: MSLLYCLTHPVQYQVPLVRHLIDGGVDIEVVYRTLGAVEGYFDHGFNQEIVWDVPLLAGYPYTSLPSNLGFRSTLQYFNQAFQDRKPQATWIHGWGSAYARAAWLAARHLRIPVLMRGDSQLAAFKGSSLKRILHRWVFSRLFRTVSHFLAVGSANKAFYLHYGVPEDRITTMPYAVDNQFFRQRAMDSSARRQDFRDALNLPPNRPVVLYVGKLHPDKSPETLIRAVSQLVSAQTSSSPPILLMVGDGEMRHTLETQAAGLPPDTVRFLGFRNQTELPAFYDLCDIFVLPSVFEPWGLVVNEVMNASKPVIVSDRVGAADDLVKNGVNGFVFPAGSVDALAGLLSKLIADPALREASGRQSAAIIRNWGFEQDLTALQSALQHLSIFKEG, translated from the coding sequence ATGTCACTGCTCTATTGTCTGACTCATCCAGTCCAATATCAGGTGCCGCTAGTACGGCACTTGATAGATGGCGGCGTGGATATTGAGGTTGTGTATCGGACCCTGGGAGCTGTGGAGGGATATTTCGACCACGGTTTCAACCAGGAAATCGTGTGGGATGTGCCCTTGCTGGCAGGATACCCCTACACTTCCCTTCCTTCAAATCTGGGGTTCCGTTCCACACTACAGTATTTCAACCAGGCGTTCCAGGATCGAAAACCGCAAGCAACTTGGATACACGGCTGGGGGAGCGCCTATGCCCGCGCCGCATGGTTGGCAGCCCGCCACCTCCGGATCCCCGTTCTCATGCGGGGAGACTCGCAACTCGCCGCATTCAAAGGGTCTTCACTGAAGCGAATACTGCATCGATGGGTGTTCAGCCGGCTGTTCCGCACCGTGAGCCACTTTCTGGCGGTGGGAAGTGCAAACAAGGCGTTCTACCTTCACTATGGGGTTCCAGAGGATCGCATCACGACCATGCCCTATGCGGTCGACAATCAGTTTTTTCGGCAACGCGCTATGGACTCGTCGGCTCGCCGGCAAGATTTCCGTGACGCCCTGAACTTGCCTCCAAACCGGCCGGTTGTTCTCTATGTTGGCAAACTTCATCCTGACAAATCGCCGGAGACACTGATTCGGGCAGTCTCCCAACTCGTATCAGCACAGACCTCTTCGTCGCCACCTATTTTGCTGATGGTCGGGGATGGTGAAATGCGCCACACGTTGGAAACTCAAGCCGCAGGCCTGCCGCCCGACACGGTCAGATTTCTCGGCTTCCGGAATCAAACTGAACTTCCAGCCTTCTACGACCTCTGCGACATCTTTGTCCTCCCTTCAGTGTTTGAGCCTTGGGGACTCGTCGTTAACGAAGTCATGAATGCATCAAAACCGGTGATTGTTAGCGACCGGGTAGGCGCTGCTGATGACCTCGTCAAAAATGGCGTGAATGGCTTTGTCTTCCCAGCGGGAAGTGTTGACGCCTTGGCTGGTCTTCTGAGCAAGCTGATTGCCGATCCCGCGCTTCGTGAGGCCTCCGGCCGGCAAAGTGCCGCCATCATTCGCAACTGGGGCTTTGAGCAGGATCTCACCGCCCTTCAGTCAGCTCTTCAGCACCTTTCAATCTTCAAAGAGGGATGA
- a CDS encoding glycosyltransferase family 4 protein yields MALRKRTDFSLVEISVFPTLSELEAGHPVEPVLSQRLLTASHDGGHHLSSLIWHFCPGAWFAVSTQTMINSSTAGQSTGTRPHALFLIDSLESAHGTEMLAVILAHELVAQGWQVSFYTARYTPGRSPWTPALQARSIRVYRPWFGFLRRFQLPHRQVVALLRHHARIRHPALIWSPTNDILTCLALQQRPGPSIPFFVHDPSEASPACPNYEPLWFKVCNQVTALSVHGERQLQSAKEYYQMTRPVEIVRPSSLPALKVSKLDLDKEVLRLGQFGRLATMKGSLFSVAALADCLSRGGKAELHFFGDGPMKPATQELAYSLGISGKVLFHGRYHPEQLDTLAAGIDVGLMPSTYEGFGLVMLEMLSRGRPVIASDVGSSQEVLGGGGGWVVPKANTVALADAMLDCCLNRPEVLRKAAEGPIVWANQFTPAKMAERYLAFWSSHCQGLPPYKSCQA; encoded by the coding sequence TTGGCGCTTCGCAAACGGACTGATTTCTCCCTGGTCGAGATCTCAGTATTTCCTACGCTGTCTGAACTTGAAGCTGGCCACCCTGTTGAGCCGGTTCTATCACAGCGCCTCCTGACCGCATCTCATGATGGTGGACACCATCTATCTTCGCTGATTTGGCATTTTTGTCCGGGCGCATGGTTCGCAGTGTCCACCCAGACCATGATTAATTCATCTACCGCAGGTCAATCTACGGGCACACGGCCGCATGCGCTGTTCTTGATTGACTCACTCGAATCTGCACACGGAACCGAAATGCTCGCCGTGATTCTCGCGCACGAACTCGTGGCGCAAGGCTGGCAGGTCTCGTTCTACACTGCCCGCTATACACCCGGTCGATCTCCTTGGACACCCGCGTTGCAAGCCCGCTCCATTCGTGTTTACAGACCATGGTTTGGATTTCTGCGCCGTTTTCAACTTCCTCACCGCCAGGTCGTGGCGCTGCTCCGCCACCATGCCAGAATCCGTCATCCCGCCCTCATTTGGTCTCCAACCAATGACATTCTCACCTGTCTTGCCCTTCAGCAGCGTCCCGGGCCGTCCATCCCATTTTTCGTCCACGATCCAAGCGAAGCCAGCCCTGCTTGTCCCAACTACGAACCACTTTGGTTTAAGGTCTGCAATCAGGTGACAGCGCTCTCGGTACACGGAGAAAGGCAGCTGCAGTCGGCAAAGGAGTACTACCAGATGACAAGGCCTGTGGAGATCGTCCGGCCATCTTCGCTGCCTGCCCTCAAAGTCTCCAAACTTGATCTGGACAAAGAAGTCCTGCGTTTGGGGCAGTTTGGAAGGCTGGCCACCATGAAAGGCTCACTCTTTTCCGTGGCCGCCCTCGCAGACTGCCTGTCTCGCGGCGGCAAGGCCGAACTTCACTTTTTTGGAGACGGTCCCATGAAACCCGCCACCCAGGAGCTTGCGTACAGCCTTGGCATCAGTGGCAAGGTGTTGTTTCATGGACGCTATCATCCGGAGCAACTCGACACCCTGGCGGCCGGCATCGATGTCGGTCTCATGCCATCCACCTATGAAGGCTTCGGCCTGGTCATGCTGGAAATGCTCTCCCGCGGACGCCCTGTGATCGCCAGCGATGTGGGCAGCAGCCAGGAAGTGCTGGGAGGAGGAGGAGGCTGGGTGGTGCCCAAAGCAAACACTGTAGCTCTCGCGGACGCCATGCTCGACTGTTGCCTCAATCGCCCGGAAGTTTTACGCAAGGCCGCAGAAGGGCCAATCGTCTGGGCAAACCAATTCACTCCGGCGAAGATGGCTGAACGTTACTTGGCATTTTGGAGCTCACATTGCCAAGGCCTCCCCCCATACAAGAGCTGCCAAGCATAA
- a CDS encoding glycosyltransferase family 2 protein yields the protein MKVSLLIPAYQAANFLPDIISDARAQEKPFDEILVYDDASTDETIAVAEALGANVIEGKVNRGAAFARNRLLEAASCPWIHFHDADDRLDPAYLSTVSKLNPSGNEIVLCGLKMFDSQSGKYGQEFHWMQLNGCSDLGTYLACQFQMGSGLYPAALLRSIGGFREDLRGAEDHEIHIRLFLAGARFRTIPSPLNVYCRHGGITFTETQPEQLNSDWLKVYKSYMGAIPPAHHDVLASMFMELAYKCHAQRQFSETDEAIKLANALGRDSVVSSSRLLRMVSRFTGAKMVFRFRSIWNRFRAT from the coding sequence ATGAAGGTCTCGCTGCTCATCCCGGCTTACCAGGCCGCCAACTTTCTTCCGGACATCATTTCCGATGCCCGGGCTCAGGAGAAGCCGTTTGACGAGATCCTTGTGTATGACGACGCCAGCACAGACGAAACGATCGCCGTTGCCGAGGCACTGGGAGCCAACGTCATCGAGGGCAAAGTCAACAGGGGTGCCGCCTTCGCAAGAAACCGCCTGCTGGAAGCCGCAAGTTGCCCATGGATCCACTTCCACGATGCTGATGACAGGCTCGATCCCGCCTACCTCTCGACCGTTTCCAAACTCAATCCGTCAGGGAATGAAATTGTCCTTTGCGGTCTGAAGATGTTTGATTCGCAAAGCGGCAAGTATGGGCAGGAGTTTCATTGGATGCAGCTGAATGGGTGCTCAGACCTTGGAACATACCTTGCCTGTCAGTTCCAAATGGGTTCTGGTCTTTATCCTGCCGCTCTGCTACGGAGCATTGGAGGCTTCCGTGAGGACCTTCGAGGGGCAGAGGATCATGAGATCCACATCCGCCTGTTTCTCGCAGGTGCCAGGTTTCGGACCATTCCCTCCCCCTTGAATGTCTACTGCCGACACGGAGGGATCACGTTCACCGAAACCCAACCGGAACAACTCAACTCAGACTGGTTGAAGGTGTACAAGAGCTATATGGGGGCAATCCCACCTGCCCACCACGACGTCCTCGCAAGCATGTTCATGGAATTGGCGTACAAGTGCCACGCTCAGCGTCAATTCTCTGAAACGGATGAAGCCATCAAGCTTGCAAACGCCCTTGGTCGAGATTCGGTGGTATCCTCATCCCGCTTGCTGAGAATGGTTTCCAGGTTCACGGGAGCAAAGATGGTGTTCCGGTTCCGCAGCATTTGGAATCGCTTTCGAGCAACTTGA